The Narcine bancroftii isolate sNarBan1 chromosome 8, sNarBan1.hap1, whole genome shotgun sequence region AAGTTTATGTCTTAATAAAgttatctctcattcttctaaacaccaATGTGCATTGGTCCAACCTGCTAatcttttcctcatctccatctcaggattcagcccagcaaatcttctctgaactgtcTCCATTTCAAGTATGTTGATCCTACAGAAGACCAAGactgtatgcagtactccaggcATAGTGTTACAACTGCAGCCATTCCTATAACACTGCCCTTAGGAACGAAAACTGAAGGGGAAAtatattccaaaagtttcactccTAGATCTTGGCACTTGTGTTCCAGAGTAAAATTTCAGACAGATAAAAAGCAGAGGAGTGGAAACCAGGTCAATAGATCCAATACAGAGAAACCCATTTACAGAAACAAGCAGTGGATGGAGTGGAGGGTGTGAAATATTTGATGAAAGCTTCCTTACATGCCCTACCTTACCATTTACACTCCTGCTTCAATTAACTTCAAATGGCACCATCAACATGACTTACAGAAAATGCATGAAAAAGGACAATCCTGCTTCCTTTCAGCTATCCACTGTCAAATTTTTACAGCATTTTTAATCATCACAAAATGCTCCACCACAGCCAACAAAATTGGGAGGAACTCACATGGAAATGCCAACACTGACAAAACCAGCACCTTCAAACTTATGAAGCTTCAGTTGTCCTGGCTATTGCTAAGTCATACCAGTGGACAACCACCTGGACCTACCTTTCTGCTGGGACTTAAGTCTTGACTGGCAACTTTCCCCCTCGAGGAAGTTGGCTTACAGATAGATTGCCTCTTCTGAGTGGGCAACAGATCGGAGTTTCCTGAGCCCGGCCTCTGGTCTGAGGCTTGAGACCCCAGCTTCTTTTTCCGTGGCGGTGACAGGTCAGAGTCATGACCTCCCTTTTGTGGGGGTGAAAGGTCAGAATCGGCATTTTGTCGTCTCCGTGGAGATCCTCTTGCTCTTCTGTCCTTGTGTCTCACTGGGGACACAGCTAGGTATGAAATtttcacagtaaaaaaaaaatcaatattcttAAATTGTAAAATTGAAATTCTAGACAAAAGTACAAATTTGCAACATCTGGACCTCAACGTCGAGCCTTAGTCACACACGAGAGGAGCATGTTGTCAGTTAACTGTTGGGATAACTTTACATTCAACCTTCATTATACTTAGCCTCTTATTTTTAGGAAAAGTGTAGAGAGCTTTATTCTGCATGTACTATCTGCCTTAGCATTGATTGAGATGATGGTTGCCTATTCCCAATTCAAATTCCCATCTCCTGTTGCTCTGGGCATAATACTTTAGGAAAAGCTCCATGTCTCAGAAAGAATGCAGACAAAACTTCAAATGGTACAAATGATGAGCGAGATGAGGTGTGTGGGGAGTAACTACTGTTCTGCTTAGTTCAAAGGGAACATGTGTTCAAATTTATGACTATCTGCAGAGAACGGATTCCATtggcaaaaaaaataacaaagtgCAGAGCTTGGAAAATCAACCAAAGAAATGCAAGATTATTTTAATGCAGCTAGTTGTTGGAACCTAGGCTGAAACACCTGAAAGCACAGTGGAATGTAAAGGAATAGTGACTTGCAAATATGTTAAATTAATAATTGATAAATATGTAAAGCTCTTAGAAAAGAGCAGGGGAGGGACTAATTtaacaaatatttaaaagaggCAGCACAGATCTGATGGGTCAGGAATTCTGTGTTCCATTCAACCTTTGGAAACAATTTTTGTCATGACAGaaaaccacaaaggctttgactgGCCTATACTGGGATATTTTGTGCATCAGTTCACTTCCTTGCTGCACCTGCCTCAGCTTACTGGGAACCATTCAATCTTTTTCAGGCTGAAGACAGGTCAAAGTCAGAACAGTTTTAAGATTTCTGGGCAATGAAGGGTTTAAGGATCATTGTTTCTACAAGGAACTAAAAATTAAGGGGAATTATACCACACTTACCATATGACGGGGCTGTAGATTGGATtgatttttctgcatttttcttccGAGGGGCTGAGAGGTCAGGAGAAGCATGGCGTCTCCTCCGAGGAGGTGAAAGGTCAGAAGAATCGTGGCGTCTCCTCAGAGGAGGTGAAAGGTCAGAAGAATTGTGGCGTCTCCTCCGAGGGGGTGAAAGGTCAGGAGAATCGTGGCGAACCCTCCGAGGGGGTGAAAGGTCAGGAGAATCGTGGCGAACCCTCCGAGGGGGTGAAAGGTCAGGAGAATCGTGGCGAACCCTCCGAGGGGGTGAAAGGTCAGGAGAATCGTGACGAACCCTCCGAGGGGGTGAAAGGTCAGGAGAATCGTGGCGTCCTCTCCGAGGGGGCGAAAGGTCAGGAGAATCGTGGCGTCCTCTCCGAGGGGGCGAAAGGTCAGGAGAATCGTGGCGTCCTCTCCGAGGGGGCGAAAGGTCAGGAGAATTGTGGCGAACCCTCCGAGGGGGTGAAAGGTCAGGAGAATCGTGGCGTCCTCTCCGAGGGGGTGAAAGGTCAGGAGAATCGTGGCATCCTCTCTGATGGGGCGAAAGGTCAGGAGAATCGTGGCGTCCTCGCCGAGAGGGTGAAAGGTCAGGAGAATCGTGGCGTCTTCGCCGAGAGGGTGAAAGGTCAGGAGAATCGTGGCGTCTTCGCCGAGAGGGTGATGGGCCAGGAGAATCATGGTGTCCTCTCCAAGGGGGTGAAGGGCCAGGAGAATCATGGTATCCTCTCCGAGGGGGTGAAAGGCCAGGAGAATCATGGCGTCCTCTCCGAGGGGGTGAAGGATCAGGAGGATTGTGCCACCAGTCCCGTACAGGTGAAACACCTGGAGAATCGTGACGCTGTCTTTTGGTAACTGAAGGATCAGGTGAAAGCGATCCTATGTTTTTCTTAGTAAGCCGAGAACCATAATCCATCCTTTGTCCTGGTAATGAACTTAAAAAAAGAAGCACACTTTCATACACTGAAATGTGATGTCAAGAACAAGACCTCAGAATTTTACTCAACTATTTTAATTATCTATACAACATATTCTATTATAGCTTGG contains the following coding sequences:
- the bud13 gene encoding BUD13 homolog isoform X1 — its product is MAALSKEEYLKRYLSSSHSGKRRDRSLVTRRKKINVKIKGGGMRIVDDDVTWKSLVKEEKALEVESGEDDEAPVIAEFIDERPVVIQQMEEFRSSNKWKILGDENADTQDSDLFLQTLTGSSLPGQRMDYGSRLTKKNIGSLSPDPSVTKRQRHDSPGVSPVRDWWHNPPDPSPPRRGRHDSPGLSPPRRGYHDSPGPSPPWRGHHDSPGPSPSRRRRHDSPDLSPSRRRRHDSPDLSPSRRGRHDSPDLSPHQRGCHDSPDLSPPRRGRHDSPDLSPPRRVRHNSPDLSPPRRGRHDSPDLSPPRRGRHDSPDLSPPRRGRHDSPDLSPPRRVRHDSPDLSPPRRVRHDSPDLSPPRRVRHDSPDLSPPRRVRHDSPDLSPPRRRRHNSSDLSPPLRRRHDSSDLSPPRRRRHASPDLSAPRKKNAEKSIQSTAPSYAVSPVRHKDRRARGSPRRRQNADSDLSPPQKGGHDSDLSPPRKKKLGSQASDQRPGSGNSDLLPTQKRQSICKPTSSRGKVASQDLSPSRKSQGNEMLSGGQAGLVSTDTLRKEKEDRRKRERAAEHLADDSRNAITVFRDKSGKKRDLDQERLEQKKKEAEKAAKLEKYAQWGKGMAQKEQQRQNIEDALHEMQKPLARHIDDEDLDRLLRERERDGDPMAGLLRKKKEKEAKNKNEKPQYKGPAPPPNRFNLTPGYRWDGVDRSNGFEKKRYARLADKKAMQEIAYKWSVEDM
- the bud13 gene encoding BUD13 homolog isoform X2, giving the protein MYENADTQDSDLFLQTLTGSSLPGQRMDYGSRLTKKNIGSLSPDPSVTKRQRHDSPGVSPVRDWWHNPPDPSPPRRGRHDSPGLSPPRRGYHDSPGPSPPWRGHHDSPGPSPSRRRRHDSPDLSPSRRRRHDSPDLSPSRRGRHDSPDLSPHQRGCHDSPDLSPPRRGRHDSPDLSPPRRVRHNSPDLSPPRRGRHDSPDLSPPRRGRHDSPDLSPPRRGRHDSPDLSPPRRVRHDSPDLSPPRRVRHDSPDLSPPRRVRHDSPDLSPPRRVRHDSPDLSPPRRRRHNSSDLSPPLRRRHDSSDLSPPRRRRHASPDLSAPRKKNAEKSIQSTAPSYAVSPVRHKDRRARGSPRRRQNADSDLSPPQKGGHDSDLSPPRKKKLGSQASDQRPGSGNSDLLPTQKRQSICKPTSSRGKVASQDLSPSRKSQGNEMLSGGQAGLVSTDTLRKEKEDRRKRERAAEHLADDSRNAITVFRDKSGKKRDLDQERLEQKKKEAEKAAKLEKYAQWGKGMAQKEQQRQNIEDALHEMQKPLARHIDDEDLDRLLRERERDGDPMAGLLRKKKEKEAKNKNEKPQYKGPAPPPNRFNLTPGYRWDGVDRSNGFEKKRYARLADKKAMQEIAYKWSVEDM